The following proteins are encoded in a genomic region of Terriglobales bacterium:
- a CDS encoding cation diffusion facilitator family transporter, which translates to MHAHAEDRASRVLQLSLLATLAYIVVCVVVGIQARSLALISEAGHNVSDLLALLLSLVAVYLHARPPSSSKTYGYQRAGVLAAFVNALSLAGLTFYLFYEAAHRLYAPVEVHARPMIAVAAAGIVMNATIALAIYRTGRDVNLRSVLLHELGDTLSTAAVVAGGWGILTTGQNWIDPALSFGIGALILWSAFGILRETLNILLEGAPRGIELDRIAQDLRSIEGVEGVHDLHVWSLGSEHHALSCHIRIPDIPPSASERILRAVNERLRQRFHIHHTTIQFEHAACEVVEGCAAAAVETRAHTH; encoded by the coding sequence ATGCATGCCCACGCGGAAGATCGCGCTTCGCGGGTCCTTCAGCTTTCCCTGCTGGCCACGCTGGCCTACATCGTGGTCTGCGTGGTAGTGGGCATCCAGGCGCGCAGCCTGGCGCTGATCTCTGAGGCGGGTCACAACGTCTCCGACCTGCTGGCACTGCTGCTTTCGCTGGTGGCGGTGTACCTGCACGCGCGCCCACCCAGCTCATCGAAGACCTACGGATACCAGCGCGCGGGCGTTCTGGCGGCGTTCGTCAACGCGCTCTCACTCGCCGGCCTGACGTTCTATCTCTTCTACGAAGCGGCGCATCGGCTGTATGCGCCGGTCGAAGTGCACGCTCGGCCGATGATCGCGGTCGCCGCAGCCGGCATCGTGATGAACGCCACCATCGCGCTGGCCATCTACCGCACCGGCCGCGATGTGAACCTGCGCAGCGTGCTGCTGCACGAATTGGGCGACACCCTCTCCACCGCCGCCGTGGTGGCGGGCGGTTGGGGCATCCTGACGACCGGCCAGAACTGGATCGACCCGGCGCTGTCGTTCGGCATCGGCGCCCTGATCCTGTGGTCCGCGTTCGGCATCCTGCGGGAGACGCTGAACATATTGCTGGAAGGCGCGCCGCGCGGCATCGAACTGGATCGCATCGCGCAGGATCTGCGCTCCATCGAAGGGGTCGAAGGCGTCCACGACCTGCACGTCTGGAGCCTGGGCTCGGAGCACCACGCGCTTTCCTGCCACATCCGCATCCCGGATATCCCGCCCTCGGCCAGCGAGCGCATCCTGCGCGCAGTGAACGAGCGGCTGCGCCAGCGCTTCCACATCCACCACACCACTATCCAGTTCGAGCACGCGGCCTGCGAAGTGGTCGAGGGATGCGCCGCGGCTGCGGTGGAAACGCGCGCACACACGCACTAG
- a CDS encoding methylated-DNA--[protein]-cysteine S-methyltransferase, whose product EDAGYDPERRGVILRMTYARKHNWRRSVSATMMVMETFYYSHLRSPVGPLTVAVSERGLVALEFGDAHPSRNGRAPHPVEWQESAERTAPYVKQLEEYFSGIRREFTLPLDLRGTEFQKRCWQALVEIPYGHTRTYADVARAVGKPRAFRAVGLANNRNPVAIIVPCHRVIGSDGSLTGYGGGLNVKEELLRLEGARL is encoded by the coding sequence GAAGATGCAGGATACGACCCGGAACGTCGCGGTGTCATCCTGAGGATGACTTACGCAAGAAAGCACAACTGGAGGCGCTCGGTTTCGGCGACAATGATGGTCATGGAGACTTTCTACTATTCGCACCTTCGCTCGCCCGTCGGCCCGCTCACGGTGGCGGTCTCCGAGCGCGGCCTGGTCGCTCTCGAGTTCGGCGATGCGCACCCGTCGCGCAACGGCCGCGCTCCGCACCCGGTCGAGTGGCAGGAATCGGCGGAGAGGACCGCGCCCTACGTGAAGCAGCTCGAGGAATATTTTTCCGGCATCCGGAGGGAGTTCACGCTGCCGCTGGACTTGCGCGGCACCGAATTCCAGAAGCGCTGCTGGCAGGCGCTCGTGGAGATTCCTTATGGGCACACGCGCACCTACGCCGACGTGGCCCGCGCCGTCGGCAAGCCGCGCGCCTTCCGCGCTGTGGGCCTGGCCAACAACCGCAACCCTGTGGCCATCATTGTGCCGTGTCACCGCGTCATCGGCTCGGACGGTTCGCTCACCGGCTATGGCGGCGGATTGAACGTAAAGGAAGAGCTCTTGCGCCTCGAAGGTGCGCGCCTGTAA